Below is a genomic region from Ammonifex degensii KC4.
GCCACTTCATAAGCTTTGAGCAAGCCCGCCGCCAGTGGGGTGCGCCCTCCCGTGGGGAGCTCCTTCAGCTGGACGTGGGCCAGTTCCACGCTATTGGTAGGAGGAAGCACTACTTCTGCCCGCTCCCCCTTGAAGACCACCATCCCCACCTTGTCCCGCTTCTGGTAAGCATCGAGGAGTAAAGAAAAGATGGCTCCTTTGGCTGCCACCATCCGCTGCTGGGCCCCCATGGAGCCGGAAGCGTCCACCACGAAGAGAAGGAAGTTCCCTATGCGTTTCTCCCTCTCCTTCTCCCGTAAATCTCCCGGCTCGATAGCTACCGCCACCCCTTCCCGCCGCCTCCAGGGCTGGTAGGGAGCCGCCGCCCGCAGCGTGGCGTCGAAGGCGATGTCCTGCCTTCCGCGGGGAAGTACCGCCCGGACGTAGCGCCCGCTGCGTGAGGAGGTCTTGGTGCGGGAACGCCTCCCCGATCCCCGGCGCAACTGTCGGTCCCGGTCGTGCTCTATCCGGCGCACCGCAAAGGGCTCGCCGATGGCGAAGATCTTCTCCCGTGCTCCTCCGGGAGGGGGAGGAACCTCCTCGCCCGTCTTGCTGTCCTCTTCGGCCTGCGGGGAAGTAGATTCTGGCCGCTGGTTGTAATCTTCGAGTTCTTCCGGAGGCTCTTCCGGCGAAGGTGGCTCGGGAGACTCTTCTTCCTCCTGCGGTGGCGGAGGTATCTCCCGGCGGCGGTGATAAAGCACAAGTTCAGCTACTCGCCGCACCGCCTCTTCCGAAGCCTCCTTTTCCCCCTCCAGGGCGGCCAAGGCGCGCGCGGCCTGCACCATAATGATCTCGGCGCGATGCCCGGCCACGTTGGCCTCCTGCGCTAAAGCAACGGCCAGCTTTACGGCCTCAGGAGTCGCCCGCACCAGGGGGAGCAACTGCCGGGCCCGGACGATCTTCTCACGCAGCTCCGCCTCGGCCTGGGCAAAGCGTTTCAAAAAGCTCAAGGGATCAGCTTCAAACTCTTCCCGCCGCCGCAGGATCGCCGCCCTGGCTGCCGGATCTGCTACACTCTCCACCGGTACGCAAAGCCCAAAGCGGTCCAAGAATTGTGGCCTTAACTCCCCCTCTTCCGGGTTCATGGTTCCTACCAGGATGAAATTGGCAGGGTGGACAAAAGTAACCCCTTCCCGCTCCACCACGTTGATACCTGAAGCAGCAGCATCTAAAATCACGTCTACCAGGTGGTCGTCCAGGAGATTCACCTCGTCCACATAGATTATCCCCCGGTTGGCTCGCGCTAAGATACCAGGAGCAAAGCGCCTTTTCCCCTTTTGCAAAGCGTACTCCCAGTCCAGGCTCCCTACCACCCGGTCCTCAGTGGCCGAAACCGGCAGCTCCACCAGGGGCACCTTCCGCCGTACGGGTACGAGCTTCTCCCCCCTGGCTAGCCTTTCTTGGCAGAAGGGGCAGAGCGTCTCTTTGGGTTGAAAGGGGTCGCAGTTACAGGGACAGCCAGCCACTACCGTGATCTCCGGCAGAAGAGCCGCCAGCCCGCGCACGGCCGTAGATTTGGCCGTGCCCTTTTCTCCTCTTATGAGCACCCCGCCCAGCCGCGGGTTGATGCTGCAGAGGAGGAGGGCCAGGCGCATCTTTTCCTGGCCGATAAGAGCGGTGAAAGGGAAAACCACCCGTTCCATGTTCGCTCTAAGCCTCACGTCACTTGCTTGAAGTAGAGTTTTCGCCGTCCGCCGGCCGGAATCCTAGTTAGAGGTTCAAAGTGCAGGTGGCCACCACTTTTTCCCCTGAAGGCAGGGAGCAGTCGGTGATCACCAGCCAACACCCGCCCCAGGGAGAAAAGCTCAGGGCCGGGAGTTTTTTCTCCTCCTGCTCCCAGTAGCACCAGCCCCTCCCGTCCAGCCATACCCTGCCCTCTTCGTCGGTCTCCTGCCACACTTTCTCCCGGTACCAGGGAGCCAGTGTTAAAGCGCATTTCTGTCCGGCAAGAGGCCTTTCCCCCAAGCTCACACGCAGGCAGATAGGAGCACCTAGAAAACTGCCCTCGTGGAAAACAGGAGTTATATACAAAATACTTTCTTCTTTTCGCTCCTGCCACTCCCTCTCTTCCTCCACCACCAGGTAAGTCCAGGCGATGTACCGCACCCCATCCTGTAGAAGAGTCGCCCGCAGGCGGTAAATGCCCGTCTCGCCGGGCAGAAACCATACCACCCCTTGCTCGTCGTAAAGGGCCAGGTCTAGCTCCCGTGTGTGTCCGGAGGGGCCAGAAACCGTCACCTTTATCCCTTCGGCCACCGAGGTGAAAGGAAAAGCTTCGGTCAAAAGCTTTGTCTTAACTGCCTCTCCCAACAAATACTTTCTCCGGGTCAACTCCAGCCACAACACCATTTCTTCCCCCTTTTACCCCTGGAAACAAAAAAGGGCCACCTTCAAGCCTTCGTGGCCCTTCTTCCTCATCCCCTACCTTAACCTGCTGCCGGAAGTAGGGTAAAGAGTCGGAAGTTGAATGGCCGAAAATAACCGCCGAAACTCCGCTTACCTCGCCTGGCAGGAAAGCGATACCTGCGGAAGGGAATGCCTTCCCACCGCCAGAGCTACGCGGCGAAGCTCCTCCATGAGGCGGGAAAACTGAGCTGGGGTTAGGGACTGAGGGCCGTCGGAAAGGGCACGGGCCGGATCGGGGTGAACCTCGATCATAAGGCCGTCCGCTCCCGCTGCTACCGCCGCTCGGGCGAGGGGCAGAACCATCCGCTGGTTGCCGGTAGCGTGGCTGGGATCGACGATGATGGGCAGGTGCGAAAGCTCCTTCACCAGGGGAACCGCGCTTATGTCCAGCGTGTTCCGCAGGCTGGTCTCGTAGGTGCGGATGCCCCGCTCGCAGAGAATTATCTGCTGGTTGCCAGTGGCAGCAATGTATTCGGCTGCTAGGAGCCACTCCTCCACTGTAGCCGCTAGGCCCCGCTTAAGCAAAACCGGCTTACCGGACTGCCCCACCTCCTGCAGCAACCGGAAGTTCTGCATGTTCCGCGCCCCTACCTGCAGAACGTCGGCATAACGCGCTACCAACTCCACGTCCCGGGTATCTAGCACCTCGGTGACTACCGGCAGCCCGGTCACTTCCCGTGCTTGGGCCAGAAGTTTTAGGCCCTCCAACCCCAGTCCCTGGAACGAATAGGGAGAAGTGCGGGGCTTGAAAGCGCCTCCCCGGAGAAGGTGCGCCCCGGCCTCTTTCACCGCCTTGGCGGTAGTGAGGAGCTGCACCTCGCTTTCTACTGCGCAGGGTCCGGCGATCACCACCACCTCCGGCCCACCGATGACTACGTCCCCTACTCGGATGGTTGTCGTTTCCTCCTTTACTTCACGCGCTACGAGCTTGTAGGGGCGCAGCACGGGGACCACCCTTTCCACCCCGGGAAGGTTGGCTACCTGCTCCATGAGGTCATCCCGCCGATTGCCGACGGCTCCGATGACCGTCCGCTCCACTCCCACGATGGGATGGGTAGCGAAGCCCAGCTCCCGCAAGCGCTCCTCTACCTGCCGTACTTCTTGAGGGGTAGCCCCTCGCCGCATCACTACGATCAAGCTCGAATCCCCCCTTAAAAATTTTTCCCGTCCCTAAGCTTAGGGACGGGAATTTTTTTCCCGCGGTACCACCCTAATTGGCCGCACAAGGCGACCCGGCTCTTTACAGGATACGGGAGAAGCGCTTTTATCTTCTCCGATATCCCCTCCCTTTTAACGGTGGGAGTTCCGGCCTAGACTACGCACCCGGGAACTTTCTCCCGGGCTTCACCCGGCAGCTCCGGGGTGAACTTCACACCTGGCGGCTTTACCGGGCTCGCACCCTCCCCGGCTCGCTGGGAAAGCCTTTCCAGGGCTACTTTACCCCTTCCTCGCCTTTCACTCTAGAAAATTTTTACGCTGAACTCAAAATACCACAACCGGAGGGCCCGGCGCAAGTCTCTCTGCTCTCGAAAATTCTGCTTTTAACTCCTGGTAGTTCTCCGGATGGATTCCGCCTCGACAAAAAATCCGACCAACCTCAGGAACTATCTCCTTTCTCCGCCGATACCCATCCCCCTTCTTGCCTTTCTGCTATCGCTAGAGTATCATGAGAACAACCCAGCAACGAAGGGGATGGCTAGGATGTTCAAGAAGTGTCCAGGAAGTTCCTCACTTCGCACCCCGGAGCTTAAGATCAAAAAGTGCCCGGAGTGCGGCAGCGAGATAGAGATCTTCTCCACTGACCTCAAAGCCAGCTGCGAACAGTGCGGTTTCACCGTCTACAACGATCTGCAGTCCTTTCAACAGCTACCGTATTTCCCTAAACAATTCTGAGCATCCTTTATCTTCTTCAACAGTTGCGCTCCCTAGCATGTCCTGGTAGAATCGACTTCGTCAGGGGAAACTTTGGCCTTCAGGTGAGAGTCTTGAAGTTCAAGACCAGGAAGCCCGCCGACATGATAACCGTGCCCGGCCGGATATACCCGGATGAGACGGCAAAGGAAAGGCTCATCTCCTTCATGCGCCGGTTCCAGGCGGCAAAGCGCACCGCCTACCAGGCGCTGAGACGGGGAAAGGAACCGGAAGAAATCGTCAAGGACCTCTACCGGAAGTTCTTCCCCAACGCCCGCTGGTGCCAGTGGGCGCTGGAAGACGCAAAGGCCACCATCGAAAGTCAAAAGGAACAGGTCAAGATGCACGTCTCGGACCTGGAGGCCAAGATAGAGAAGTCCGAGGAGAAGCTCAAGCGCACCAAAAACGAACTTCACCGCCAGGGGATACTGGCCCGCGTCGCGAGGCTGCGCGCGAAGCTGGAGTACTGGAAGGGTTTCCTGGAACGGGACGAAGTCCCTCCCGCCGTCTTCGGCGGGAAGAAAAACCTGCTGCTCCTCCAGGAAGGGAAGCTCTCCAAGGAGGAGTGGCGGGAGCTGAGGTCCAACGCCTTCTACTCCGTGGGCCAGGCCAACCAAAAGGGGCTGGAGAGCCAGTACGGCAACGCCAACACGGAAATCGTGTACGACGAGGCAACAGACTCCTTCCGGCTCAACGTGTACGTACCGCCGGAGCCAGGGGACGAGAGCGGCAGGCCGAGGCGGGACGAAGACTGGGTCTCCGTGCCCCTGGAGATTCCTGCCTGCTACCGGGACCTTCTCCTCCGTTGCCTGGCCGGGGGCGGGCCGTACTCGGTGCGGGTAGTGCGGAAGGCGGGCAGGTTCGACTGTCTCGTTTCCTTTTCCCTGCAGGACGAAGCGGAAGTGGACAGGACCTCCCTCATGGCCGGGATGGACTTGAACCCCGACGTGGTGGCGGTGACCGTCGTCCTGCCGGACGGGAACTTCAAGGTCTCCCGCTGTTTCTGGTGCCACGACCTGGTCCACGCTTCGCGCGAGAAGCGGGAGTGGATCGCGGGCAACCTGGCCAAAGAGGTGGCCAACTGGCTGGAGTCCCTGGGCGTGAAGCAGGCTGCCTTAGAGGAGCTTTCCTTTGCCCAGGACCACGACACCGACAGGGCGTTCAACCGGATCACGCACAACTTCTGCAAGAAGCTCCTCTTCAACCGCATCGTCGTGGCTTTAAGGAAGCGCGGCATCGCGGTGTTCATCGTGCCCGCCCACTTCACTTCGCTCATAGGCTTCTTCAAGTACTCTGAGACTTACGGGCTTAACACCCACCAGGCGGCGGCTCTAGTCGTGGCGCGCCGGGCGCTGGGCTTTAAAGAAAAAGTGCCGAAGGCCCTCGTCCAGAAGCTTCTCGGGCGTTCGCCGATGGAAGGATGGACGCACTGGAAGCTCTGGGGCAGGCTCTTTGGCGTGCTCAGGGCAGCCCGGAAGAAGGTCTCCCGCTACTTCAACACCAGAGCCTTCACTCCTTCCGCCTGGCTGGAGCACATCTTCGCCAGGGCGGGCTAAAGTCCGTTTTCTTTAAGCCTGCCGTCCTTCCCTGCCGGGGCTGCCCGGGGTTCCGGCAACACCTGGCGGTGGGGGTAAAGGGGCGGCGGGTAGGTGGGGTAACTCCCCCTCCCGGTACGTGCCCGGGGGCGGGTGCCGCCTGCGGGGACTTCCCCGTAGCCCACAGACGTGGGACCCGCCTGAGGGACGGAAAACGCCGGGATGCGGCCCGACAGCCGTGGGCCCGAGACCGGGAAGATGTGGGCCTTCCCCGTGAGGGGATGCCGGGCCGGCCAGACGGTGACGGAGGTAGCCGTCGGCAGGAGCCAAAAGCCCCTGTCTGCACAGTGAGTACCTGGGCGGGCTAAGCAAAATATATGCCTGCTTAGCCTTGCTTAGGGAAAATTGACCTCTAGGGGAAGAGCTTTATCAAAAGTTGAAAGAGTACAGGGCGGAAAAGCCGCCAGAGTTCTCCTAGCGGCCGGCTTTGACCCCTCAATCTCAATCATAAAAAGCTGGTTGCCCAGCGGCCGGCTCCGGAGTATAATTAGAAGTGAGGTTGAGCGCCCGTAGCTCAGTGGATAGAGCGCTGGCCTCCGGAGCCAGGTCTTTGCGCAGGTTCGACTCCTGCCGGGCGCACCAAGAGAGAATAAAAGGTCCGTGTTTTCAAACACGGACCTTAAGTTTTGTGTGCCCGGCATGGGCGTTGTCTATAGGGTGAAAGTCCCGAACGACGAAGGTGGCGGTAGTCGTTAGCTTAAGGCAAGGGTGTCCGCCGCGAGGCGGAATCCGAAGGAAGCCGGCGGCAAACCTCCGGCCCGAGGACCACGAACCCCAGGCGAGGCTAGCGGCAGCTGGATGAGCTTGCAAAACAAAGCGAAGTCCTGGCCACCGAAGGCTGCCGAGAGTAGATGGGGCGGGTAGATGGAGGGAAAGACAGCGCCCTTACCCGGGGAGGCCTGCCGGACAAGCCGGGTTATCCGGCAACCTGTACCGAGAGGTGCGGCTGAACCGGCAGGAGTCAGCAGACGCCATAGTACTCCCTTTTAAGATGTCAAAGGGGGGAAGGGCCGAACATGAGGAGCGGGGAGCCCATGGAAGGTTCGCGGAGGGAGCAACGACAGCCGAAAATCCCGGCAGGGAGCTGCCCACAGGAGGAAGCGGTGAATCCGCGGGGAACTGTGGGAGTGCCGAGCACCCTCCCGGCACCGATGGAGCAACTCGGCGGAGACCCACGGTACTGCCTGATGGAACAGGTAGTCGAGCGGGCCAACATGACGAAGGCCCTGCGCCGAGTGGAGCGGAACGGAGGCGCAGCCGGAGTGGATGGGATGGAGCCAGAAGCCCTACGCTCCTACCTGAAAGAACACTGGCCGCGCATCAAGGAAGAACTGCTCGCGGGGACCTACCGGCCCATGCCGGTGCGCCGGGTCGAAATCCCGAAACCCGGTGGCGGCGTGCGGCTGTTGGGCATCCCCACGGTGCTGGACCGCCTGATCCAGCAGGCCCTGCTTCAGGTACTGACACCCATCTTTGACCCCGGGTTTTCCCCACACAGCTACGACTTCCGCCCGGGGCGCAGCGCCCACCAGGCGGTGGAGCAAGCCCGCAGGTACGTGGCCCAGGGCTACCGGCACGTGGTGGACCTCGACCTGGCACAATTCTTCGACCGCGTCAACCATGACCTCCTGATGGCCAGGGTGGCGCGGAAGGTGAAGGACAAGCGGGTACTCAAGTTAATACGGGCCTACCTTCAGGCCGGAGTCATGATTAATGGCTGCTGCGTACGCACGGAGGAGGGCACCCCGCAGGGAGGGCCGCTGAGCCCGCTTCTGGCCAATATCATTCTGGACGACCTGGACAAAGAACTGGAGCGGCGCGGCCACAAGTTCGTAAGGTACGCCGATGACAGCAACGTTTACGTAAGAAGCTGCCGCGCCGGCCAGCGGGTGTTCGAGAGCCTGAAGCGCTTCCTGGAGCAACGGCTCAAGCTACGGATAAACGAGGAAAAGAGCGCCGTGGACTACGCCTGGCGGCGCGGAATCCTCGGCTTTTCCTTCACCTGGGAAAAGGAGCCGCGCATCCGGCTGGCACCCCAGACGGTGAAGCGGTTCAAGCAGCGCATCCGCTGGCTCACCAAGCGCAGCCGCAGTGTGAATATGGCCGAGCGTCTGGCGCGCCTCAACGAATACCTCAAGGGATGGATGGGCTACTTTCGGCTGATAGAGACCCCCAGCACACTGCAGGCCCTGGACGAGTGGATACGGCGGCGACTGCGCATGTGTCTGTTGAAGCAATGGAAGCGGCCCCGCACCAGACGACGCAACCTGGTGGCCCTGGGCATTCCTGAGGACTGGGCGCGCCACATTAGCGGTTCGCGCAAAGGCTGCTGGCGGCTGGCGAACACGCCCCAGGTGAACAAAGCCCTTGGCCTTGCCTACTGGCGCAGCCAAGGGCTGGTTAGCTTGGTCGACCGGTACCGTGAACTTCGTAGTGCCTCATGAACCGCCGTATACCGAACGGTACGTACGGTGGTGTGAGAGGACGGGGGTTAGCCGCCCCCTCCTACTCGATTTGCGGCGGGAAGTATACTTCTTTTACCCGCCAAAACATTATTCCTCTGCAGAAGCAGCGTTTCCAGCGGTAGGTCTCCCCGAAAGAGCGCTCCCGCACGTATCGTTCGATGGTCTCCTTTACCTCCGGCGTTATATCCAAGTACTGCCAGAAGAAACGTTCCAACTCCTCAATCACCTGTTCCACCGGGATTGCTTCTTCCCGAATCTCGGTGCTGAAGCGCAAGATGGGACGGTAGCCAGATGTGTAGAGGTAAAGAAAAGGAAAGATGATATCGGAGGGGCTCCCGCCAATATCCTCCTGAAAGAAGTACCGCCATAGCTCCTCATGCGCTCGATCCCACCGGGGACCGGCAAAGGCGCAGTAAAGGCAGCACTCGCGCGAAGCCTCCATGAATTTTAAAAAAGTGGCCGGGTCGTTCACCCCTGGCGTCATGGAAGCTAAGACCAGGTCGAAGCGCTCCCGCCAGCCCTCCCGGTCAAGGTCCACTTCCTGCCAGGTGCTCCTGACGCAGGTTATAGGCAAATTCTCCTGTCGGGCCTGCTCCTCCAGGAACCTCAACATCTCTCTGGAGGGTTCGAGGGCGGTGACCTCCATTCCCTCCCGCGCCAGCACTAGGGCAAACGTCCCGGGTCCGGCGCCTATGTCCAGGACCCGCATGCCCGGCCGCAGAGCTCCCTCCTGGCGGAGTACATCTAAAACCTCCTGCTGTCTTTTTCTCCCTCTTTCCCCCATCACGTGGCGGGCAAAAGAAGGAGCCCTCTGATCCCATAAAGCTATTAGCTCTTCTTCGCTCCGCTTCCGCCGCCGGCTAAGCGGGCTTTCCCTACGCGTCTTCTCCCAAAGGTTAAGCCAGAACTCCGGCTCGGCCAGCTCCCCTATCAACCGCAAGGGCTAACTCCCCTTTCCCCCGGTCTCCCGCGCTTCCTTGGCTTCTTCCTGCGAGGCAGCCTTTATCTGAGAGAGTTGGCGCGAGAGGTGGAGATTCTGGGCCCTTAGCTCCCTTATTTCCCGGCTCCGCCGCCACTCCCTCCCTACCCCCAGGATGAAGACCACCAGAGCCCCGGCTACCGCCGCCCCTAGGATTACCAGCACCAGGGAAACGTTGGAGAAACGCCAGCCGAGGAAGCGGATGTCTACCGGCACCGCATTCTGCACCGCAAAGATGGCCACCAGCAGGGCGAAAACCAGGGCTAAAAGGAAGACCAGTTGCATTACTCCCTCTCCCCTTCACTACAAGCACCTTACCGGCTTAAAATAAAAGCATGGCGAGCAAAGTTTGCGCGGCCATCTGCCAGCTCAGAGTAACCGCCGACAAAAAGGCCAACCTGGCCCGCGCGGGGGAACTCATCCGCCTAGCCCGTGACCAGGGAGCCGAGTTGGTAGTCCTGTCGGAAATGTTCGTCTGCCCTTACGCCAACCATCTTTTCCCTCTCTACGCCGAAAGCTTCCCCGCCGGCGAAGCCCTCTCCTTCCTGAGTTCGGTCGCCCGGGAAGAAAGGATTTATCTGGTGGGGGGAAGCTTGCCCGAAAAAGAAGGAGATTACCTTTACAACACTTCTTTCGTCTTCGACCCGGAAGGAAAGCTCATAGCCCGTTACCGGAAGATTCACCTCTTCGACGTGGATCTGCCCCACCTTCGCTACCGGGAGTCGGAGGTTTTCCAGCCGGGCAAGGAGGTCGTGGTCTTCCCCACCCCTTGGGGGAAAGTGGGCTTGGCCATATGCTTCGATTTGCGCTTCCCCTCCCTCTTCCGGGAGATGGTGCGCCGGGGAGCGAAGATCATAGCCGTGCCCGCTGCCTACAACCTGATCACCGGCCCGGCCCACTGGGAGCTCCTGGTCCGCTCCCGGGCCCTGGATAACCAGGCTTACCTCCTAGGTGCCGCTCCTGCCCGCGACTACTCAGCCCCCTACGTCGCCTTCGGCCATTCCCTCATCGTGAGCCCTTGGGCGGAAGTGCTGGCCCGCGCCGGCGCCGGGGAGGAGGTGCTGACCGTCACGCTCGACCTCGACTACCTGGAGCGCGTCCGCCGGGAGCTACCCGTCCTAATAAAGGATTAGCCTTTTCTCTCCCGCAGGTACCTTTCGGCGCTCATGGCGGCTATGGCACCGTCGGCAACGGC
It encodes:
- a CDS encoding class I SAM-dependent methyltransferase, with protein sequence MRLIGELAEPEFWLNLWEKTRRESPLSRRRKRSEEELIALWDQRAPSFARHVMGERGRKRQQEVLDVLRQEGALRPGMRVLDIGAGPGTFALVLAREGMEVTALEPSREMLRFLEEQARQENLPITCVRSTWQEVDLDREGWRERFDLVLASMTPGVNDPATFLKFMEASRECCLYCAFAGPRWDRAHEELWRYFFQEDIGGSPSDIIFPFLYLYTSGYRPILRFSTEIREEAIPVEQVIEELERFFWQYLDITPEVKETIERYVRERSFGETYRWKRCFCRGIMFWRVKEVYFPPQIE
- the aroF gene encoding 3-deoxy-7-phosphoheptulonate synthase — encoded protein: MIVVMRRGATPQEVRQVEERLRELGFATHPIVGVERTVIGAVGNRRDDLMEQVANLPGVERVVPVLRPYKLVAREVKEETTTIRVGDVVIGGPEVVVIAGPCAVESEVQLLTTAKAVKEAGAHLLRGGAFKPRTSPYSFQGLGLEGLKLLAQAREVTGLPVVTEVLDTRDVELVARYADVLQVGARNMQNFRLLQEVGQSGKPVLLKRGLAATVEEWLLAAEYIAATGNQQIILCERGIRTYETSLRNTLDISAVPLVKELSHLPIIVDPSHATGNQRMVLPLARAAVAAGADGLMIEVHPDPARALSDGPQSLTPAQFSRLMEELRRVALAVGRHSLPQVSLSCQAR
- a CDS encoding carbon-nitrogen hydrolase family protein; its protein translation is MASKVCAAICQLRVTADKKANLARAGELIRLARDQGAELVVLSEMFVCPYANHLFPLYAESFPAGEALSFLSSVAREERIYLVGGSLPEKEGDYLYNTSFVFDPEGKLIARYRKIHLFDVDLPHLRYRESEVFQPGKEVVVFPTPWGKVGLAICFDLRFPSLFREMVRRGAKIIAVPAAYNLITGPAHWELLVRSRALDNQAYLLGAAPARDYSAPYVAFGHSLIVSPWAEVLARAGAGEEVLTVTLDLDYLERVRRELPVLIKD
- a CDS encoding LapA family protein, which codes for MQLVFLLALVFALLVAIFAVQNAVPVDIRFLGWRFSNVSLVLVILGAAVAGALVVFILGVGREWRRSREIRELRAQNLHLSRQLSQIKAASQEEAKEARETGGKGS
- a CDS encoding putative cobaltochelatase; translation: MERVVFPFTALIGQEKMRLALLLCSINPRLGGVLIRGEKGTAKSTAVRGLAALLPEITVVAGCPCNCDPFQPKETLCPFCQERLARGEKLVPVRRKVPLVELPVSATEDRVVGSLDWEYALQKGKRRFAPGILARANRGIIYVDEVNLLDDHLVDVILDAAASGINVVEREGVTFVHPANFILVGTMNPEEGELRPQFLDRFGLCVPVESVADPAARAAILRRREEFEADPLSFLKRFAQAEAELREKIVRARQLLPLVRATPEAVKLAVALAQEANVAGHRAEIIMVQAARALAALEGEKEASEEAVRRVAELVLYHRRREIPPPPQEEEESPEPPSPEEPPEELEDYNQRPESTSPQAEEDSKTGEEVPPPPGGAREKIFAIGEPFAVRRIEHDRDRQLRRGSGRRSRTKTSSRSGRYVRAVLPRGRQDIAFDATLRAAAPYQPWRRREGVAVAIEPGDLREKEREKRIGNFLLFVVDASGSMGAQQRMVAAKGAIFSLLLDAYQKRDKVGMVVFKGERAEVVLPPTNSVELAHVQLKELPTGGRTPLAAGLLKAYEVARSYLRRDPDLAPLLIVVSDGRANVSMGGGNPWEEVERVASLIREESRIKTLVVDVEQGGFLRFGLARRLADALGAYYCPLEELKAESLLAAVRKIENLM
- the ltrA gene encoding group II intron reverse transcriptase/maturase, with protein sequence MRSGEPMEGSRREQRQPKIPAGSCPQEEAVNPRGTVGVPSTLPAPMEQLGGDPRYCLMEQVVERANMTKALRRVERNGGAAGVDGMEPEALRSYLKEHWPRIKEELLAGTYRPMPVRRVEIPKPGGGVRLLGIPTVLDRLIQQALLQVLTPIFDPGFSPHSYDFRPGRSAHQAVEQARRYVAQGYRHVVDLDLAQFFDRVNHDLLMARVARKVKDKRVLKLIRAYLQAGVMINGCCVRTEEGTPQGGPLSPLLANIILDDLDKELERRGHKFVRYADDSNVYVRSCRAGQRVFESLKRFLEQRLKLRINEEKSAVDYAWRRGILGFSFTWEKEPRIRLAPQTVKRFKQRIRWLTKRSRSVNMAERLARLNEYLKGWMGYFRLIETPSTLQALDEWIRRRLRMCLLKQWKRPRTRRRNLVALGIPEDWARHISGSRKGCWRLANTPQVNKALGLAYWRSQGLVSLVDRYRELRSAS
- a CDS encoding transposase, with protein sequence MKFKTRKPADMITVPGRIYPDETAKERLISFMRRFQAAKRTAYQALRRGKEPEEIVKDLYRKFFPNARWCQWALEDAKATIESQKEQVKMHVSDLEAKIEKSEEKLKRTKNELHRQGILARVARLRAKLEYWKGFLERDEVPPAVFGGKKNLLLLQEGKLSKEEWRELRSNAFYSVGQANQKGLESQYGNANTEIVYDEATDSFRLNVYVPPEPGDESGRPRRDEDWVSVPLEIPACYRDLLLRCLAGGGPYSVRVVRKAGRFDCLVSFSLQDEAEVDRTSLMAGMDLNPDVVAVTVVLPDGNFKVSRCFWCHDLVHASREKREWIAGNLAKEVANWLESLGVKQAALEELSFAQDHDTDRAFNRITHNFCKKLLFNRIVVALRKRGIAVFIVPAHFTSLIGFFKYSETYGLNTHQAAALVVARRALGFKEKVPKALVQKLLGRSPMEGWTHWKLWGRLFGVLRAARKKVSRYFNTRAFTPSAWLEHIFARAG